One Platichthys flesus chromosome 14, fPlaFle2.1, whole genome shotgun sequence genomic region harbors:
- the LOC133968503 gene encoding inositol monophosphatase 1-like isoform X2 — protein MADWSDCLNFGLTLAKQASEVVLSAIQQQKEVKLKSSPADLVTETDERVEKLLIDAIKNRYPLHRFIGEESVAAGERVELSDAPTWIIDPIDGTVNFVHRFPFVAVSIAFTVNKQTEFGIVYSCVEDKLFYAQRGRGAFLNGEPLHASGQEDISRCVVVTEIGAERDDLALSTMTSNIFRLLKLPVHGVRALGTAAVDMCQVATGGADAYYHIGMHCWDIAASAIIVQEAGGVVTDTDCSAFDMMSRRVIAASSSAVALGIAQVIQAFPCRRDDVDAHRCVCTGSCSCL, from the exons ATGGCCGACTGGAGCGACTGTTTGAACTTTGGCTTGACTTTAGCCAAACAGGCTAGTGAG GTCGTCTTGTCTGCGAttcagcagcagaaggaggTGAAGCTGAAAAGTTCTCCAGCTGATCTGGTGACGGAAACTGATGAACGAGTCGAGAAGCTCCTGATCGATGCGATCAAGAACCGATATCCACTGCACag GTTCATTGGGGAGGAGTCTGTAGCTGCAGGTGAACGAGTGGAGCTTAGTGACGCCCCCACCTGGATCATTGACCCCATCGACGGAACCGTCAACTTTGTCCACAg GTTTCCATTTGTGGCCGTCTCCATTGCCTTCACCGTCAACAAGCAG ACGGAGTTCGGGATTGTGTACAGCTGTGTGGAGGACAAACTGTTCTACgctcagagaggaagaggagcgttTCTGAACGGAGAACCACTACACGCCTCCGGACAGGAAG ACATCAGCAGGTGCGTGGTGGTGACGGAGATTGGGGCGGAGCGGGACGACCTCGCTCTGTCCACCATGACCTCCAACATCTTCAGACTATTGAAACTTCCTGTCCACGG TGTGCGTGCGCTGGGGACGGCAGCGGTCGACATGTGTCAGGTGGCCACAGGGGGCGCTGACGCATACTATCACATCGGGATgcactgctgggacatcgctgCTTCTGCCATCATCGTCCAGGAGGCAGGGGGTGTTGTCACGGACACGGATT GCTCAGCGTTTGACATGATGTCCAGGAGAGTCATCGCCGCCTCCTCCTCGGCTGTGGCGCTCGGCATCGCTCAGGTGATCCAGGCGTTTCCTTGTCGTCGCGATGATGTCGACGCCCACAGGTGTGTCTGCACAGGAAGCTGCTCATGTCTCTGA
- the klhl18 gene encoding kelch-like protein 18: protein MTHEVALFLVCYSEAGDLSVFPPVDVTSGLGLCTVARWAQFALLVLTMGDEELEDLVHFSVRDAPARGYVVMEEIRRQGKLCDVTLRVGDHKFSAHRIVLAASIPYFHAMFTNDMVECKQDEILMQGMDPSALEALINFAYSGHVAIDQQNVQSLLIGSGFLQLQNVKDACCSFLQERLHPKNCLGVRQFAETMMCTTLYDSASSFLHQHFVDVSLSDEFLGLRTEEVLELLGCDELNVKAEEQVFEAALTWVHHDQDRREPLLPELLSKIRLPLCRPQFLSDRVQQDELIRCCHKCRDLVDEAKDFHLMPERRPHLPTFKTRQRSCTSITGLIYAVGGLNSSGDSLNVVEVFDPIGNFWERCQPMRTARSRVGVAVVNGLLFAIGGYDGQSRLSTVEVYNPETDNWTRVSSMNSQRSAMGTVVVDGHIYVCGGYDGKSSLNSVECFSPETDRWTLVTEMSASRSAAGVTVFDGRIFVSGGHDGLQIFNTVEYYNHHTNRWHPASAMLNKRCRHGAASLGSHMYVAGGYDGSGFLSGVEVFSSASGQWSLLVAMSTRRSRVSLVSTSGRLYAVGGYDGQSNLNSLEMYNPDTNRWTFKAPMACHEGGVGVGCIPMQPT from the exons ATGACCCACGAGGTGGCGCTGTTTCTTGTCTGCTATTCGGAAGCCGGAGACCTGTCCGTGTTTCCGCCGGTAGACGTGACGTCAGGGCTCGGGCTGTGTACGGTGGCTCGCTGGGCTCAGTTCGCGCTGCTCGTGCTGACGATGGGAGACGAGGAGCTCGAGGACTTGGTTCATTTCTCGGTGCGCGACGCGCCGGCACGAGGTTATGTCGTCATGGAGGAGATCCGACGTCAGGGGAAACTCTGTGATGTCACGCTCAGG GTGGGGGATCATAAGTTCAGCGCTCACCGGATCGTGCTCGCCGCCTCCATCCCGTACTTCCACGCCATGTTCACCAACGACATGGTGGAGTGCAAACAGGACGAGATCCTGATGCAGGGCATGGACCCCAG tgCTCTGGaggctctgattaactttgcgTACAGCGGCCATGTTGCTATCGACCAACAGAACGTGCAGTCTCTTCTGATTGGCTCGggcttcctgcagctgcagaacgTGAAGGACGcctgctgctccttcctccaggagag GTTACATCCGAAGAACTGTCTGGGTGTGCGTCAGTTCGCAGAGACCATGATGTGTACGACTCTGTACGACTCGGCCAGCAGCTTCCTCCACCAGCACTTTGTGGACGTGTCTCTGTCGGACGAGTTCCTGGGGCTGAGGacggaggaggtgctggagctgctgggctGCGACGAGCTCAACGTCAAAGCTGAAGAAcag GTGTTCGAGGCGGCTCTCACCTGGGTTCATCATGACCAGGACCGGCGGGAGCCTCTGCTGCCAGAGCTGCTGTCAAAGATCAGACTTCCTCTGTGTCGCCCTCAGTTTCTGTCTGACCGAGTCCAGCAGGACGAACTGATTCGTTGCTGCCATAAATGCAG AGACCTGGTGGATGAAGCCAAAGATTTCCACCTGATGCCCGAGCGTCGTCCTCATCTCCCCACGTTCAAAACCAGACAGAGGAGCTGCACGTCCATCACAGGACTCATCTACGCTGTGGGAGGACTCAACAGCTCCG GTGACTCCTTAAATGTGGTCGAAGTCTTCGATCCAATCGGGAACTTCTGGGAGCGCTGTCAGCCAATGAGGACGGCTCGCAGCAGAGTGGGTGTGGCTGTTGTTAACGGACTGCTGTTCGCCATTGGTGGATATGACGGCCAATCGCGACTGAGCACAGTGGAGGTCTACAACCCAGAGACGGACAACTGGACGCGGGTGTCGAGCATGAACAGTCAGCGCAG CGCCATGGGGACGGTGGTGGTGGACGGACACATCTACGTCTGCGGCGGCTACGATGGAAAGTCGTCTCTGAACTCTGTGGAGTGCTTCTCTCCAGAGACCGACAG GTGGACGCTGGTGACAGAGATGAGTGCCAGTCGCAGTGCTGCAGGTGTGACGGTGTTTGATGGACGCATCTTTGTGTCCGGCGGCCATGACGGTTTACAGATCTTCAACACG gtggAGTACTACAACCATCACACCAACAGGTGGCACCCTGCGTCAGCGATGCTGAACAAGCGTTGCCGTCACGGGGCAGCGTCTCTGGGCAGTCACATGTACGTGGCGGGGGGGTACGACGGATCGGGCTTCCTGAGCGGGGTGGAGGTGTTCAGCTCGGCGTCGGGGCAGTGGAGCCTCCTGGTGGCGATGAGCACACGTCGCAGCAGGGTGTCTCTGGTGTCCACGTCAGGTCGTCTGTATGCTGTGGGTGGATACGATGGACAGTCCAACCTCAACTCACTGGAGATGTACAACCCAGACACCAACCGCTGGACCTTCAAGGCCCCCATGGCCTGTCACGAGGGAGGGGTCGGGGTGGGCTGCATCCCCATGCAGCCCACCtaa
- the bfsp2 gene encoding phakinin has product MMPLPRRRSSFLGQSCSERPVSSSGARMGSGTAAARGVFVGIGPPVCAGASGLGTRVSRRALGISSVFLQGMRTSAAPVLPRAGARAAGHGAAGGLNSCLMEYRDKVRALETLNQQLEDQIRLCLDRKASSAGAWGPLRREWEEVYRQVSEAILDNARLMLQTENVQANAEDFKDRFENEQPFRTAVEEEISSLYRVIDEAELTRGGLEEQMEKMRSELRQLEHDHEQDVRVLYSQMAGREVDEPDAPIETSLDQILSHIRSHWEKVTERNRAETDSYQLECKEAQCVSSRLSPEEEQVEALKAECNDTGCKIQSLQAETESIRALKRGLENSLSDARHWHDMELQNLGSVVAKLEAELADVTGEAEQQRRDHDTLLSNKQRLEQEIGMYHGVLDGEESRFLPASTPCLGRVSEPEGAESRTESGPPCSSQ; this is encoded by the exons ATGATGCCTCTGCCCAGACGCCGCTCATCTTTCCTCGGTCAGTCGTGCTCCGAGCGcccggtctcctcctccggGGCACGTATGGGCTCCGGTACAGCCGCCGCACGTGGAGTCTTCGTGGGCATCGGGCCGCCGGTGTGCGCCGGAGCCTCGGGCCTCGGGACCCGGGTCTCCCGACGGGCTCTGGGCATCAGCAGCGTGTTCCTGCAGGGGATGCGGACCAGCGCCGCCCCGGTGCTGCCCCGGGCCGGGGCCCGGGCGGCGGGTCACGGGGCGGCGGGCGGACTGAACAGCTGTCTGATGGAGTACCGGGACAAGGTGCGAGCTCTGGAGACACtgaaccagcagctggaggaccAGATCCGGCTCTGTCTGGACCGGAAGGCGAGCAGCGCGGGAGCCTGGGGGCCGCTCCggagggagtgggaggaggtCTACCGacag gtcAGTGAAGCCATCCTGGACAACGCTCGCCTGATGCTGCAGACGGAGAACGTTCAGGCCAATGCAGAGGACTTCAAGGACAG GTTCGAGAACGAGCAGCCGTTCAGGACGGccgtggaggaggagatcagtTCTCTGTACAGAGTCATCGACGAGGCGGAGCTGACGAggggggggctggaggagcagatggagaagatgagATCTGAGCTGCGTCAGCTGGAGCACGACCACGAGCAG GACGTTCGAGTCCTGTACAGTCAGATGGCGGGACGCGAGGTGGACGAACCCGACGCTCCCATCGAGACCAGTCTGGACCAGATCCTGAGCCACATCAGGAGCCACTGGGAGAAGGTGACGGAGAGGAACCGAGCGGAGACGGACAGCTACCAGCTGGAGTGCAAG gaggcgcAGTGCGTGAGCAGCAGACTGAGtccggaggaggagcaggtggaggcgCTGAAGGCCGAGTGCAACGACACCGGCTGTAAGATCCAGAGTCTCCAGGCGGAGACCGAGTCCATCAGAGCGCTG aaacGAGGTCTGGAGAACTCGCTGAGCGACGCCCGCCACTGGCACGACATGGAGCTTCAGAACCTGGGCTCGGTGGTCGCCAAGCTGGAGGCGGAGCTCGCCGACGTGACCGGAGAGGCGGAGCAGCAGCGGCGCGACCACGACACGCTGCTGAGCAACAAGCAGCGTCTGGAGCAGGAGATCGGGATGTACCACGGCGTCCTGGACGGGGAGGAGAGCCGCTTCCTGCCTGCTAGTACACC GTGTTTAGGTCGAGTCTCTGAACCTGAGGGAGCAGAGTCCAGGACGGAATCAGGTCCTCCATGTTCATCACAGTGA
- the LOC133968503 gene encoding inositol monophosphatase 1-like isoform X1 has translation MADWSDCLNFGLTLAKQASEVVLSAIQQQKEVKLKSSPADLVTETDERVEKLLIDAIKNRYPLHRFIGEESVAAGERVELSDAPTWIIDPIDGTVNFVHRFPFVAVSIAFTVNKQTEFGIVYSCVEDKLFYAQRGRGAFLNGEPLHASGQEDISRCVVVTEIGAERDDLALSTMTSNIFRLLKLPVHGVRALGTAAVDMCQVATGGADAYYHIGMHCWDIAASAIIVQEAGGVVTDTDCAYLRSDWIPWGPFDMMSRRVIAASSSAVALGIAQVIQAFPCRRDDVDAHRCVCTGSCSCL, from the exons ATGGCCGACTGGAGCGACTGTTTGAACTTTGGCTTGACTTTAGCCAAACAGGCTAGTGAG GTCGTCTTGTCTGCGAttcagcagcagaaggaggTGAAGCTGAAAAGTTCTCCAGCTGATCTGGTGACGGAAACTGATGAACGAGTCGAGAAGCTCCTGATCGATGCGATCAAGAACCGATATCCACTGCACag GTTCATTGGGGAGGAGTCTGTAGCTGCAGGTGAACGAGTGGAGCTTAGTGACGCCCCCACCTGGATCATTGACCCCATCGACGGAACCGTCAACTTTGTCCACAg GTTTCCATTTGTGGCCGTCTCCATTGCCTTCACCGTCAACAAGCAG ACGGAGTTCGGGATTGTGTACAGCTGTGTGGAGGACAAACTGTTCTACgctcagagaggaagaggagcgttTCTGAACGGAGAACCACTACACGCCTCCGGACAGGAAG ACATCAGCAGGTGCGTGGTGGTGACGGAGATTGGGGCGGAGCGGGACGACCTCGCTCTGTCCACCATGACCTCCAACATCTTCAGACTATTGAAACTTCCTGTCCACGG TGTGCGTGCGCTGGGGACGGCAGCGGTCGACATGTGTCAGGTGGCCACAGGGGGCGCTGACGCATACTATCACATCGGGATgcactgctgggacatcgctgCTTCTGCCATCATCGTCCAGGAGGCAGGGGGTGTTGTCACGGACACGGATTGTGCGTATCTGAGATCTGATTGGATACCTTGGGGGC CGTTTGACATGATGTCCAGGAGAGTCATCGCCGCCTCCTCCTCGGCTGTGGCGCTCGGCATCGCTCAGGTGATCCAGGCGTTTCCTTGTCGTCGCGATGATGTCGACGCCCACAGGTGTGTCTGCACAGGAAGCTGCTCATGTCTCTGA